A genomic region of Denticeps clupeoides chromosome 9, fDenClu1.1, whole genome shotgun sequence contains the following coding sequences:
- the LOC114797004 gene encoding CASP8 and FADD-like apoptosis regulator, with the protein MAQRVHDVAERLSSREARTLLYLCGAPDPSLGAAGLGDAVRGDGALLRELVFSVKRFDLLRKVLRTDRLEVEETLRRGRLVPEYRVLMADLSDDIGEGDLRALIFLLSDILPKDILSNVKGFLDVVVELEKRGEVSSDRVELLKKCLRNIHRADLVKKLDRYQRKVSSARREPVLEQFHDVTPASSSVTPIFWNRKQELAKPQSKHTRGHITIQRTCHQEPLDKYRVNSHPRGACVIIDCVGSDGGLLAQTFRCLHFHVILHKLPSTSGCHAALAEVAKRDHHRGDAFACCIISRDSSTGLLAADACASGTSLNTVRHMFSPGNCPGLVGKPRLFFIQTYRVPEVHCGCTGHCASGDDFETDGPAVSYGGASLPTDADVFWSHCWTDERQLREPNHRSVYVSSLSAALLKGHKGKTNLLDAHVEVNRKIFEHNEKNPGDAYNISLRHTLRKALFLS; encoded by the exons ATGGCCCAGAGGGTCCACGACGTCGCCGAGAGGCTCAGCTCCAGGGAGGCGAGGACCCTGCTGTACCTGTGCGGCGCCCCGGACCCCAGCCTGGGAGCGGCCGGCCTCGGAGACGCGGTGCGCGGAGACGGCGCGCTCCTCCGGGAGCTCGTCTTCAGCGTGAAGCGCTTCGACCTGCTGAGGAAGGTGCTGCGGACCGACCGGCTCGAGGTCGAGGAGACGCTGCGACGCGGCCGCCTGGTCCCGGAGTACAG GGTGCTGATGGCTGATTTGAGCGACGACATTGGAGAGGGTGATTTGAGGGCTTTAATTTTCCTGCTCAGTGACATTCTGCCCAAAGACATACTGAGTAATGTGAAG GGCTTCCTGGACGTGGTTGTGGAACTCGAGAAGCGAGGCGAGGTGTCCAGCGACAGGGTGGAGCTGTTAAAAAAGTGCTTGAGAAACATCCACAGGGCTGATCTTGTGAAAAAGCTGGACCGATATCAGAGGAAGG TTTCCTCAGCAAGAAGAGAACCTGTTTTGGAACAGTTCCATGACGTG ACCCCTGCGTCATCGAGCGTCACCCCGATATTTTGGAACAGAAAGCAGGAACTTGCTAAACCTCAAAGCAAGCACACACGTG GACACATTACCATCCAGAGAACATGCCATCAG GAACCCCTGGATAAATACAGGGTGAACTCCCACCCCCGAGGAGCGTGTGTAATCATAGACTGTGTTGGCAGTGACGGAG GCCTGCTGGCGCAGACGTTCCGGTGCTTGCACTTCCACGTGATCTTGCATAAGCTGCCGAGCACGAGCGGCTGTCACGCCGCCCTCGCCGAGGTGGCTAAGCGGGACCATCACAGAGGAGACGCCTTCGCCTGCTGCATCATCAGCAGGGACTCCTCCACCGGCCTGCTGGCCGCGGACGCCTGCGCTTCGGGCACGAGCCTGAACACCGTCAGGCACATGTTCAGTCCCGGAAACTGCCCGGGGCTTGTGGGCAAGCCCAGGCTGTTCTTCATCCAGACCTACAGGGTGCCAGAGGTCCACTGTGGATGTACTGGCCACTGCGCGAGCGGGGACGACTTCGAGACTGACGGGCCGGCGGTGTCCTACGGGGGGGCGTCGCTCCCGACAGACGCGGACGTCTTCTGGAGCCACTGCTGGACAGACGAGCGGCAGCTGCGGGAGCCGAACCACCGGTCGGTCTACGTCAGCTCCCTGAGCGCCGCGCTACTGAAGGGCCACAAGGG GAAGACAAACCTTCTGGATGCACACGTGGAGGTCAACAGAAAGATATTTGAGCACAATGAGAAGAATCCTGGGGACGCTTACAACATCAGTCTCAGACACACTCTAAGAAAGGCCCTCTTTTTATCATAA
- the ndufb3 gene encoding NADH dehydrogenase [ubiquinone] 1 beta subcomplex subunit 3, whose translation MGGDHHGHGKLAMPDYKQWKWEGTPLEFTQQRLARRGLRDPWARNEAWRYTGSFGVPVTFKDILARGFKKGFIAFAVALAVEYTLFPPKKSDH comes from the exons ATGGGTGGGGATCACCATGGCCACGGTAAACTGGCAATGCCAGACTACAAGCAGTGGAAATGGGAGGGCACTCCACTCGAATTCACCCAGCAGCGGCTTGCCCGAAGGGGACTGAGGGATCCTTGGGCTCG GAATGAGGCTTGGCGATACACGGGAAGCTTCGGTGTCCCCGTCACCTTCAAAGACATCCTTGCTCGTGGGTTTAAGAAGGGATTTATTGCATTTGCAGTTGCCCTTGCGGTGGAATACACCCTCTTTCCTCCTAAGAAATCTGACCACTGA
- the gpa33b gene encoding cell surface A33 antigen, with translation MANEHWAICGLFTLSVVSITSGIHVELQKPVYEVAKGDPVTLTCEFKSAKPNNPLVIITWTGDHDDPKEPHISIATYYSSGQLDIFPDYRDKVKIETDVSRGVSTLTFSQVTPLENRIFQCKVQIPGDDVGQPSDTTQLVVLIAPSPPICKVLGTAEYGHDISLTCMSEEGSPTPTYKWQSYDVKNIPRPFPPKTTEKDGVLSLFNVSMETSGYYICTSANKIRSVTCNLTLSTMPTTMKFGATLGILGGCVAGVVVLIILIYCCCCRKKKEPEYTMAEPEVVEFQEKPPLGKVKDDFENESKMFEHQQTADATAMTVMMTMKIRLMNGIIVITDMIGIIVMIAIIVMLVMIAIIVMIVMSAMMIVITMVIKGIGMMTGLTVVTRAWIDLVITIEISEIVTMIIVIVATTAWIDLTIAINMIVTTAATRA, from the exons ATGGCCAATGAACATTGGGCGATATGTGGACTTTTTACGCTGTCAG TTGTGTCCATTACCTCTGGCATCCACGTGGAGCTTCAAAAGCCTGTTTACGAGGTCGCAAAGGGAGACCCCGTCACCCTGACCTGCGAGTTCAAATCCGCCAAACCAAATAATCCCCTGGTCATCATCACCTGGACTGGTGATCACGACGACCCAAAAGAGCCACAT ATTTCCATTGCGACATACTATTCCAGCGGCCAGCTGGATATTTTTCCAGACTACCGGGATAAGGTCAAGATAGAAACAGATGTGTCGAGGGGCGTGTCCACGCTCACATTCAGTCAGGTCACGCCGCTCGAGAACCGGATCTTTCAATGCAAGGTTCAGATTCCCGGCGATGACGTGGGCCAGCCCTCAGACACGACCCAGCTGGTGGTGCTGA TTGCTCCGTCACCACCGATCTGCAAGGTCCTGGGCACAGCAGAGTATGGCCATGACATCAGCCTGACCTGCATGTCTGAGGAGGGCTCCCCAACACCCACCTACAAGTGGCAGAGCTATGATGTGAAGAATATCCCGAGACCCTTTCCACCAAAGACCACGGAAA AAGATGGCGTTCTGTCCCTCTTCAATGTTTCCATGGAGACGTCAGGATACTACATCTGCACCTCAGCCAATAAGATACGCTCTGTCACGTGCAACCTAACCCTCTCCACTATGCCCA CCACTATGAAATTTGGTGCGACGCTAGGCATCCTTGGGGGCTGCGTGGCCGGAGTTGTGGTCCTCATTATTCTGatctactgctgctgctgcaggaaaaAGAAGGAACCAGAGTACACCATGGC GGAGCCGGAAGTTGTGGAGTTCCAAGAGAAACCGCCTTTGGGGAAAGTAAAGGATGACTTTGAAAATGAGAGCA AGATGTTCGAGCACCAGCAGACAGCGGACGCGACCGCCATGACCGTTATGATGACCATGAAGATCAGACTCATGAACGGGATTATCGTGATAACCGATATGATCGGGATAATCGTTATGATCGCGATAATCGTTATGCTCGTGATGATCGCTATAATCGTTATGATCGTGATGAGCGCTATGATGATCGTCATCACTATGGTGATCAAAGGAATCGGCATGATGACCGGCCTAACCGTAGTAACCAGAGCCTGGATCGACTTAGTGATCACTATAGAGATCAGCGAGATCGTTACGATGATCATCGTAATCGTAGCAACCACAGCCTGGATCGACTTGACGATCGCCATCAACATGATCGTTACCACCGCAGCAACCAGAGCCTAG